A genomic segment from Lignipirellula cremea encodes:
- a CDS encoding sigma-54-dependent Fis family transcriptional regulator, translated as MTTTKEYARFAAHPDAMELSTRAIYLATLADTEEDYLRQALPLLLASLDCRYLALSQGRRGKWRVLAEAGPQQPLPFDLLSDALDRDQAVTAGDWLAAPLEQRSTRGQILTAYQVQARAPREAIDSHAALLNAALSDVRERTAGRRRIRRLEAILEIAGQWRQTLEMGDLLKQMAETSTRLLEAERASIFLWDQPNRTLVARPALGVDSEELRIPDDSGIVGQVIQSGESRRVDADRDDEQREIDRSVDQKHNFQTRSLLCIPLRNSDGHMLGAFEMINKIEGSFSDEDEAALVELASHAAIALENSQQYEQLLNSRNQMAEQAAKSVKMIGDCAAVNALRSTVRRVADTELAVLILGENGTGKEVISQQVHYLSRRRNEPFIAVNCAALPDTLLESELFGHEKGAFTDAHERRSGKFELASGGTLFLDEIGDMSLSGQAKLLRVLEEKVVVRVGGSQPIHTDARVIAATNQNLATMVREKRFREDLYFRLCVVTIELPALRDRGDDVILLAEHFLRDFCAKARRKMPRFTAAARKRMLGHGWPGNVRELRNLMERLAYLTQDDKIDADDLNFILSPGKQEPSLLSLDTELNEATRQFQIEYIKRHIERARSNMTEAARRLGLHRSNLYRKMKQLGMDAKEDDDED; from the coding sequence ATGACCACCACAAAAGAATACGCTCGGTTTGCCGCGCATCCCGACGCGATGGAGCTGTCGACCCGGGCCATTTATCTGGCGACGCTCGCCGATACCGAAGAAGACTACCTGCGCCAGGCGCTGCCTTTGCTGCTGGCTTCGCTCGATTGCCGTTACCTGGCGTTGTCGCAAGGACGACGCGGCAAGTGGCGGGTGCTGGCCGAGGCCGGGCCCCAGCAGCCGTTGCCGTTTGATCTGCTCAGCGACGCACTGGACCGCGACCAGGCCGTCACCGCCGGCGACTGGCTGGCGGCCCCGCTGGAGCAACGGTCCACCCGCGGGCAGATCCTGACCGCGTACCAGGTGCAAGCCCGCGCGCCCCGGGAGGCGATCGATTCGCATGCGGCTTTGCTCAATGCGGCCCTGTCCGATGTCCGCGAACGAACCGCAGGGCGTCGCCGCATCCGGCGGCTGGAAGCGATTCTGGAAATCGCCGGTCAGTGGCGCCAGACCCTGGAAATGGGCGACCTGCTCAAGCAGATGGCCGAGACCTCGACCCGCCTGCTGGAAGCCGAACGCGCCAGCATTTTTCTCTGGGACCAGCCCAACCGCACGCTCGTCGCCCGCCCCGCGCTGGGCGTCGACAGCGAGGAGCTGCGCATCCCCGATGATTCCGGCATTGTCGGCCAGGTGATCCAGTCGGGCGAGTCCCGCCGGGTCGACGCCGACCGCGACGACGAACAGCGCGAAATCGACCGCAGCGTCGACCAGAAACACAACTTCCAGACCCGCTCCCTGCTCTGCATCCCGCTGCGGAACTCCGACGGACACATGCTGGGCGCCTTTGAAATGATCAACAAGATCGAAGGCTCTTTCAGCGACGAGGACGAAGCGGCCCTGGTCGAACTGGCGTCGCACGCCGCCATCGCCCTGGAAAATTCCCAGCAGTACGAGCAACTGCTGAACTCCCGTAATCAAATGGCCGAACAGGCCGCCAAAAGCGTGAAAATGATCGGCGATTGCGCCGCCGTCAACGCGCTCCGCTCCACCGTGCGACGGGTCGCCGACACCGAACTGGCCGTGCTGATCCTGGGCGAAAACGGCACCGGCAAGGAAGTCATCAGCCAGCAAGTGCACTACCTGAGCCGCCGCCGGAATGAGCCGTTCATTGCCGTCAACTGCGCCGCCCTGCCCGACACCCTGCTGGAAAGCGAACTCTTCGGCCACGAGAAAGGCGCCTTCACCGACGCCCACGAACGCCGCAGCGGCAAGTTCGAACTGGCCTCAGGCGGGACGCTGTTCCTCGACGAAATCGGCGACATGAGCCTCAGCGGGCAGGCCAAACTGCTCCGCGTCCTGGAAGAAAAAGTCGTCGTGCGCGTCGGCGGTTCGCAGCCGATCCATACCGACGCCCGCGTGATTGCGGCGACCAACCAGAACCTGGCGACGATGGTCCGCGAGAAACGCTTTCGCGAGGACCTTTACTTTCGCCTGTGCGTCGTCACGATCGAACTGCCGGCCCTCCGCGACCGGGGCGACGACGTCATCCTGCTGGCGGAGCATTTCCTGCGCGACTTCTGCGCCAAAGCACGCCGCAAAATGCCCCGTTTCACCGCCGCCGCCCGCAAACGCATGCTGGGGCATGGCTGGCCCGGCAACGTTCGCGAACTGCGCAACCTGATGGAGCGTCTGGCCTATCTGACCCAGGACGACAAAATCGACGCCGACGACCTGAACTTCATCCTGTCGCCCGGCAAACAGGAGCCGTCCCTGCTGTCGCTGGATACCGAGCTGAACGAAGCCACGCGGCAGTTTCAGATCGAATACATCAAACGCCACATCGAGCGCGCCCGCAGCAACATGACCGAAGCCGCCAGGCGGCTTGGCCTGCACCGTTCCAACCTGTACCGCAAAATGAAACAGCTCGGCATGGACGCCAAAGAAGACGACGACGAAGACTAA
- a CDS encoding CbiX/SirB N-terminal domain-containing protein, whose translation MTTDPTVGVVLVDHGSRREESNAMLLEVAAMFAQSSPYTIIEPAHMELAEPTLQTAFDRCIARGAEQIVVHPYFLLPGNHSREDIPRLAAEAAARRPDVPYVVTEPLGLHPLLGQVIRDRIAAALAENS comes from the coding sequence ATGACAACCGACCCGACCGTCGGCGTGGTGCTGGTCGATCATGGATCCCGTCGCGAAGAGAGCAACGCCATGTTGCTGGAAGTCGCAGCCATGTTCGCCCAGTCTTCGCCCTACACGATTATCGAACCGGCCCACATGGAGCTCGCCGAGCCCACCCTGCAGACCGCGTTCGACCGTTGCATCGCCCGCGGGGCCGAACAGATTGTGGTGCATCCGTACTTTCTGCTGCCGGGCAACCACTCGCGCGAAGATATCCCGCGACTGGCTGCCGAGGCGGCCGCCCGGCGCCCCGACGTGCCGTACGTGGTGACGGAACCGCTCGGTTTGCATCCGTTACTGGGGCAGGTGATCCGCGACCGGATCGCCGCCGCGCTGGCGGAGAACTCCTAG
- a CDS encoding alkaline phosphatase D family protein, translating to MKRTNLRAAIVALALAAAAWSPATAKEIIPTPADTPVLGELEPVLIKAILGDDPEASLAAVAQQPELAALLKKHHLELFSGPMLGCVTDTSARFWVRTIRPAKIQIELQSTQDDKQPVLQSSLATTQADKDFTAVVEAVGLAPRTEYAYQVLLDGKPMLPERAVFRTAPAKGQPAQVQVAFGGGSRLVPEHEHIWDTIAKRRPDAFLFLGDNVYIDDPTHRSRQRLYYYRRQLRPEFRRMSAGCGVYAIWDDHDFGANDTQGGPDPFKPDWKLPVWKVFRENWNNAYYGGGPEQPGCWFDFSIGDIDFFMTDGRYYREFKPQNGEPRTMLGPVQKKWLLEKLKKSTATFKVIVSGTLWTETADKGGRDSWWGAREEREELFTLIDEQPIPGVILLSADRHRTDVYRIARPKGYDLFEFETSKLTNHHTHPTRPAAIFSYNEGNFYGLLTFNTELADPEVTFRCITIDDEEVYKLTLKRSQLERAQ from the coding sequence ATGAAACGCACAAACCTTCGGGCCGCAATCGTCGCCCTTGCGCTGGCTGCCGCTGCCTGGTCGCCAGCGACGGCGAAAGAAATTATCCCCACCCCGGCCGATACGCCCGTGCTGGGCGAACTGGAACCGGTATTAATCAAAGCCATCCTGGGCGACGATCCCGAGGCCTCGCTGGCCGCCGTCGCCCAGCAGCCCGAACTGGCGGCCCTGCTGAAGAAGCATCACCTGGAACTGTTCAGCGGTCCCATGCTGGGCTGCGTAACCGACACATCGGCCCGCTTCTGGGTGCGGACGATCCGGCCCGCCAAAATCCAGATCGAACTGCAGTCGACCCAGGACGACAAACAGCCCGTGCTGCAGAGCTCTCTCGCCACGACCCAGGCCGATAAAGACTTTACAGCCGTGGTCGAAGCGGTCGGCCTGGCGCCGCGGACCGAGTACGCTTACCAGGTGCTGCTCGACGGCAAGCCCATGCTGCCCGAACGGGCCGTGTTCCGCACTGCGCCAGCCAAGGGCCAGCCGGCCCAGGTGCAGGTCGCCTTCGGCGGCGGTTCGCGGCTGGTTCCCGAGCATGAGCATATCTGGGATACAATCGCCAAACGCCGTCCCGACGCCTTCCTGTTTCTGGGAGACAACGTCTACATCGACGACCCCACGCATCGCAGCCGCCAGCGGTTGTACTACTACCGTCGCCAGTTGCGGCCCGAGTTCCGCCGCATGTCGGCCGGCTGCGGCGTATACGCCATCTGGGATGACCACGACTTTGGCGCCAACGACACCCAGGGCGGGCCCGATCCGTTCAAACCGGACTGGAAGCTGCCGGTCTGGAAAGTGTTCCGGGAAAACTGGAACAACGCCTACTACGGCGGCGGCCCCGAACAGCCCGGATGCTGGTTCGATTTCTCCATTGGCGACATCGACTTTTTCATGACCGACGGCCGCTACTATCGCGAGTTCAAACCGCAAAACGGCGAGCCCCGCACCATGCTGGGGCCGGTCCAGAAAAAGTGGCTGCTGGAGAAACTCAAAAAGTCGACGGCGACCTTCAAGGTGATCGTCTCCGGCACGCTCTGGACGGAAACAGCCGACAAAGGCGGACGCGATTCCTGGTGGGGCGCCCGTGAAGAACGAGAAGAGCTGTTCACCCTGATCGACGAGCAGCCGATCCCCGGCGTGATCCTGCTTTCCGCCGATCGCCATCGGACCGATGTCTACCGCATCGCTCGACCCAAAGGCTACGACCTGTTTGAATTTGAAACCTCGAAGCTGACCAACCACCACACGCATCCGACCCGGCCCGCCGCAATTTTCTCGTACAACGAGGGGAACTTTTATGGTCTCTTGACCTTCAACACCGAGCTGGCCGATCCTGAAGTTACCTTTCGCTGCATCACGATCGATGACGAGGAAGTGTACAAGTTGACCCTCAAACGCAGCCAATTAGAGCGAGCCCAATGA
- a CDS encoding carbonic anhydrase family protein, whose product MLCRLALLLVACLLPLGCAPPASAPAAKTDPAAGGSDAKPLVERVLTREERDKLKPDEVLQMLKDGNGRFMAGTLTQRDHSKLVREASLGQFPKAVILSCLDSRIPVEDVFDRGIGDIFVARVAGNFANTDILGSMEFGCKVAGAKLILVMGHENCGAIGGAIDNVELGNITPMLQNIRPAVEFFEKEEGSKTSANGKFMQQVAEKNVLLTVAYIREHSPILSEMEENGQIRIVGAMYGMETGKVEFLKE is encoded by the coding sequence ATGCTCTGTCGCCTTGCCTTGCTGCTTGTTGCCTGCCTGCTTCCGCTGGGCTGTGCACCGCCCGCCTCGGCCCCTGCCGCCAAAACGGATCCGGCGGCCGGTGGATCCGACGCCAAACCGCTGGTCGAGCGCGTGCTGACAAGAGAAGAACGGGACAAACTGAAGCCCGATGAAGTGCTGCAGATGCTCAAAGACGGCAATGGCCGCTTTATGGCCGGCACGCTGACCCAGCGCGACCATTCCAAGCTGGTGCGGGAAGCGTCGCTGGGCCAGTTCCCCAAAGCGGTGATCCTGTCCTGCCTGGATTCCCGGATCCCGGTCGAAGACGTGTTTGATCGCGGCATCGGCGATATCTTCGTGGCGCGCGTGGCGGGTAACTTCGCCAACACCGACATCCTGGGCAGTATGGAGTTCGGCTGCAAAGTCGCCGGCGCCAAACTGATCCTGGTCATGGGTCACGAAAACTGCGGCGCCATCGGGGGAGCGATCGACAATGTCGAGCTGGGAAACATCACCCCCATGCTGCAGAACATCCGTCCGGCCGTCGAATTCTTTGAGAAAGAAGAAGGCAGCAAGACGAGCGCCAATGGCAAGTTCATGCAGCAGGTGGCGGAGAAGAACGTGCTGCTGACCGTGGCGTATATTCGCGAACACAGCCCCATCCTGAGCGAGATGGAAGAAAACGGCCAGATCCGCATCGTCGGCGCCATGTACGGCATGGAAACCGGCAAGGTCGAGTTCCTGAAGGAATAG
- a CDS encoding DUF4838 domain-containing protein produces the protein MIKETLSACRSGALACLALLVSLSTAWVHAGEVVVARLPVEPETCYRLHFQVPTPDPSEGEPAQWLLRTVDVQGDRPFVGCHDQAWQQIAPDQKVFTHALQTIPGAKTLELVVRSAGQPPQIGEVMLEPYTPGDLLINGQFQEGPGNFSGWSEHLNCRFLEVEGKTALQVEHNGYALTDRIPVAGGANYRFDAGSTMPTYLLAYDADMQLLTPTPYNRLRDFRTPETAVWLRLLYQTSFDHIPVYRTRTITSVGLQRVEEGQAAAPADAPVFPGEIVLASNCDPREAYAARELQHWVHEITGKRLPLLAAPSARDNLKFFLGARWATDYEDDLKFLAGSDGYAVRRQGNAIYLFSAHPRGLLFGVCAFLEKNTDIIWPRPHADFAAIFSKTPNLEFPQADFRSRPAFAIRELNFLGGDRTPEQSQEWSGRNGANTPLRLGRGFPYLRWLSGATIGAGGGYIWNFLGLEQEDETLYPLVNGNRLRNMWRQPCYTHPGVPKVMADSAREMLESVPGREIEFLISRVGDNWEVCSCPECMQPIDLADGSRLEPQSTSSLKDRLFFSTRNYLMLNRMAEDLVKDYPDLKLHTHAYIFAAEPPKVKLHPAIVPHFAAYPTKDERYPILEQKSEEGREWGRRLRQWGEEQDVNFGFFGYYYSDGYNALADTAGPDYLALSRMGGIHAHCEGYPGDVDALNSWDYEGSEKWIMAKLQWDPSQDPAALREQYIQRTFRDAAGPMRAFYQLINASWHDPKNPTTVNCHTPGKEMFQKFLVDPGLEKQARAHLVEAQQVATDPRSRNLIVRMLAKFDQFAAELNRLIVPLVPESTEQWRQVDSPHWYKAHQVGDFQRIANWQPLPEKAETKYETRIAMMRDKTHLYFKIDAFTSDGERVSPRSRGGYFPQGDRVEIVLRCDSATYYLALGEDEREYMLKNWSTTHPWRNQVQVRFEQAEGLWTALVAVPLRDLEATPGKSDIDVKFGRVAHPHTPAREESTLDGRSIFANHPLLRSSLKIDE, from the coding sequence ATGATAAAAGAAACGCTCTCCGCCTGCCGCTCTGGCGCGCTCGCCTGTCTGGCGTTGCTGGTTTCTCTGTCCACGGCCTGGGTGCATGCCGGGGAAGTCGTCGTCGCCCGTCTGCCGGTGGAGCCAGAGACCTGCTATCGACTTCATTTCCAGGTTCCGACTCCTGATCCGTCCGAAGGCGAACCGGCCCAGTGGCTGTTGCGCACTGTTGACGTCCAGGGCGACCGACCTTTTGTCGGTTGCCATGATCAGGCCTGGCAGCAGATCGCGCCGGACCAGAAGGTTTTTACGCACGCCCTGCAAACGATCCCCGGCGCGAAAACGCTGGAACTGGTGGTTCGCAGTGCGGGACAGCCGCCGCAGATTGGCGAGGTAATGCTGGAACCGTACACGCCCGGCGACCTGCTGATCAACGGCCAGTTCCAGGAAGGCCCCGGCAACTTCTCGGGCTGGTCGGAGCACTTGAACTGTCGCTTCCTTGAAGTCGAAGGGAAGACGGCGCTCCAGGTCGAACATAACGGCTATGCCCTGACCGACCGGATCCCCGTGGCCGGCGGGGCCAATTACCGGTTCGACGCCGGCTCCACCATGCCGACGTATCTCCTGGCGTACGACGCCGACATGCAGCTGCTCACGCCGACGCCCTACAACCGACTGCGCGACTTCCGCACGCCGGAAACGGCCGTCTGGCTGCGTCTGCTGTACCAGACCAGCTTCGATCATATTCCCGTCTATCGCACCCGGACGATCACTTCGGTCGGACTGCAGCGGGTTGAGGAAGGGCAGGCGGCCGCCCCGGCCGACGCTCCCGTTTTTCCAGGCGAGATCGTCCTCGCCAGCAATTGCGACCCGCGGGAAGCTTACGCCGCCCGCGAGCTGCAGCACTGGGTCCATGAGATCACCGGCAAGCGGCTGCCGCTGCTGGCCGCCCCTTCAGCGCGCGATAACCTCAAGTTCTTTCTCGGCGCCAGGTGGGCGACGGACTACGAAGACGACCTGAAGTTCCTGGCCGGATCCGACGGTTACGCCGTACGCCGCCAGGGGAATGCCATTTATCTGTTCAGCGCCCATCCCCGCGGTCTGCTGTTTGGCGTGTGTGCGTTCCTGGAGAAGAATACCGACATCATCTGGCCGCGGCCGCATGCGGACTTTGCCGCGATCTTTTCAAAGACGCCGAACCTCGAATTCCCCCAGGCCGACTTTCGATCCCGACCGGCGTTTGCGATTCGCGAGCTGAACTTCCTGGGCGGCGATCGCACGCCCGAGCAGAGCCAGGAGTGGAGCGGCCGTAACGGCGCCAACACGCCGCTGCGACTCGGCCGTGGCTTCCCGTACTTGCGCTGGCTGTCAGGAGCAACGATCGGCGCCGGCGGCGGGTATATCTGGAACTTCCTGGGGCTGGAGCAGGAAGACGAAACGTTGTATCCGCTCGTCAATGGCAACCGCCTGCGCAACATGTGGCGCCAGCCGTGCTATACCCATCCGGGCGTGCCGAAGGTGATGGCCGACTCGGCCCGCGAGATGCTGGAGAGCGTGCCCGGCCGGGAGATTGAGTTCCTCATCTCACGCGTCGGGGACAACTGGGAAGTCTGCAGCTGCCCCGAGTGCATGCAACCGATCGACCTGGCGGACGGCAGCCGCCTGGAGCCGCAGTCGACCAGCAGCCTCAAGGATCGGCTGTTCTTTTCCACGCGGAACTACCTGATGCTCAATCGGATGGCGGAAGATCTGGTCAAGGATTACCCGGATCTCAAGTTGCACACGCACGCCTATATTTTTGCTGCGGAGCCGCCGAAGGTAAAGCTGCATCCGGCCATTGTGCCGCACTTCGCCGCCTATCCGACCAAAGACGAACGCTATCCGATCCTGGAACAAAAGTCGGAAGAAGGCCGCGAGTGGGGCCGCCGCCTGCGGCAGTGGGGCGAAGAGCAGGATGTGAATTTTGGCTTCTTCGGCTACTACTATTCCGACGGCTACAACGCGCTGGCCGATACCGCCGGCCCCGATTACCTGGCCCTGTCCCGCATGGGCGGCATCCATGCACACTGCGAAGGCTATCCGGGCGACGTCGACGCGCTGAACAGCTGGGACTACGAAGGTTCCGAAAAATGGATCATGGCGAAACTGCAGTGGGACCCCAGTCAGGATCCGGCAGCCCTGCGTGAGCAGTACATCCAGCGGACATTCCGCGACGCCGCCGGCCCGATGCGGGCGTTCTATCAGTTGATCAACGCTTCCTGGCACGACCCCAAGAATCCGACCACCGTCAACTGCCACACGCCAGGGAAGGAGATGTTCCAGAAGTTTCTCGTCGATCCGGGACTGGAAAAGCAGGCGCGGGCTCACCTGGTCGAAGCCCAGCAGGTCGCCACCGATCCGCGTTCCCGCAACCTGATTGTTCGGATGCTGGCGAAATTCGACCAGTTCGCCGCCGAACTCAACCGGCTGATCGTGCCGCTCGTTCCCGAATCGACCGAGCAATGGCGGCAGGTCGATTCGCCCCACTGGTACAAGGCCCATCAGGTCGGCGACTTCCAGCGCATCGCCAACTGGCAGCCGCTGCCGGAAAAGGCGGAAACGAAGTACGAAACCAGGATCGCCATGATGCGCGACAAGACGCATCTGTACTTCAAAATCGACGCCTTCACTAGCGACGGCGAACGGGTTAGTCCGCGTTCCAGGGGCGGCTATTTTCCGCAGGGGGACCGGGTCGAAATCGTACTGCGCTGCGACTCGGCGACTTACTATCTGGCCCTGGGCGAAGACGAAAGAGAGTACATGCTGAAGAACTGGAGCACGACCCATCCCTGGCGTAACCAGGTGCAGGTCCGTTTTGAGCAGGCCGAGGGACTCTGGACCGCACTCGTGGCCGTGCCGCTGCGCGATCTGGAAGCGACGCCAGGCAAGAGCGATATCGATGTGAAGTTCGGCCGCGTCGCCCATCCCCATACGCCGGCCCGGGAGGAAAGCACCCTCGACGGCAGGAGCATTTTCGCCAATCACCCGTTGCTGCGCAGCTCGCTCAAGATCGACGAATAA